From Carya illinoinensis cultivar Pawnee chromosome 5, C.illinoinensisPawnee_v1, whole genome shotgun sequence, one genomic window encodes:
- the LOC122309232 gene encoding cytochrome P450 78A5-like, which produces MADSVVLANLSLLLLCIVATHLSTDPWPLITILLPCLFILAILLNYWLVPGGFAWRNHNQNSTKLRGPSGWPILGTLPSQMSPLAHRKLAAMASWHGATRLMAFSLGTTRAIISSHPETAKEILCGSSFSDRPMKISARLLMFERAIGFAPAGDYWRHLRRSAANYMFSPRRVSGLEALRQRVANEMLEGALKEMEGRGFVELRGIFQRGSLSNILESVFGSGLELEREECLGEMVREGYDLIAKFNWEDHLPLKFLDFQGVKRKCHRLAAKVNSVVGEMVKERKRAGEFSTGNDFLSALLSLPMEDRLSDSDMVAVLWEMIFRGTDNIAVLLEWIMARMVMHQDIQKKVQDELDTCVGNHRQVQDSDIPNLPYLQAIVKEVLRMHPPGPLLSWARLAVHDVHVGKILVPAGTTTMVNMWAITHDASIWKDPWVFRPERFIEEEVSIMGSDLRLAPFGSGRRVCPGRALGLATVHLWLGRLLHEFKWLPIESVDLSECLKLSLEMKTPLSCCMIRRCGIMSL; this is translated from the exons ATGGCGGACTCCGTCGTGCTAGCCAACCTCTCTCTTTTATTGCTTTGCATTGTAGCCACACACCTAAGTACTGATCCATGGCCTCTTATCACAATCCTTTTACCGTGTTTGTTTATCTTAGCAATCCTCCTAAATTATTGGCTTGTCCCGGGGGGCTTTGCATGGAGAAACCACAATCAAAACTCTACCAAACTTCGAGGTCCGTCTGGTTGGCCAATATTGGGTACCCTACCCAGCCAAATGAGCCCTCTTGCTCATCGTAAGTTGGCTGCCATGGCTTCCTGGCATGGTGCTACTCGGCTCATGGCATTCAGTCTAGGAACCACGCGTGCAATCATCAGCAGCCATCCGGAGACCGCAAAGGAAATCCTATGCGGGTCTTCTTTTTCAGATCGGCCCATGAAAATCTCTGCTCGTTTACTCATGTTTGAGCGCGCCATTGGCTTCGCTCCCGCCGGTGACTATTGGCGTCATCTTCGTAGGAGTGCTGCAAATTATATGTTCTCCCCTAGGAGAGTTTCTGGGCTAGAGGCACTAAGGCAACGCGTGGCTAATGAAATGTTGGAGGGAGCTTTGAAGGAGATGGAGGGCAGAGGGTTTGTGGAATTGAGAGGTATATTTCAAAGAGGATCTCTAAGTAACATACTAGAGAGTGTGTTTGGGAGTGGCTTAGAATTAGAAAGAGAAGAGTGCTTAGGCGAGATGGTCAGAGAAGGGTACGATCTCATTGCAAAATTTAATTGGGAGGACCATTTGCCTCTGAAGTTTTTAGACTTTCAGGGGGTAAAGAGAAAGTGCCACAGATTGGCAGCTAAGGTTAATAGCGTGGTGGGTGAGAtggtaaaagaaagaaaaagagctgGGGAGTTCAGTACTGGGAATGATTTTCTTAGTGCTTTGCTATCCCTCCCCATGGAGGATCGACTAAGTGACTCGGACATGGTAGCTGTCTTGTGG GAAATGATATTTCGAGGAACAGATAATATCGCCGTACTCCTCGAATGGATCATGGCCAGGATGGTTATGCACCAAGACATTCAAAAGAAAGTCCAAGATGAGCTCGACACGTGCGTTGGGAATCACAGGCAAGTTCAGGACTCCGATATTCCAAACCTCCCTTACCTTCAGGCGATAGTCAAAGAAGTCCTCCGCATGCACCCTCCAGGCCCATTACTCTCGTGGGCCCGTCTTGCTGTCCATGATGTCCACGTTGGAAAGATTCTTGTGCCAGCTGGCACAACAACAATGGTGAACATGTGGGCCATAACCCACGACGCATCCATTTGGAAGGATCCATGGGTCTTTAGACCCGAGCGATTCATTGAAGAAGAGGTATCCATCATGGGCTCTGATCTAAGACTTGCACCATTTGGATCAGGTCGTAGGGTGTGTCCTGGCAGAGCACTAGGTTTAGCCACAGTGCATTTGTGGCTGGGACGGCTCCTCCATGAATTTAAATGGCTTCCAATAGAATCTGTAGATCTTTCTGAATGCTTGAAGCTCTCGCTTGAAATGAAAACGCCGCTGTCATGTTGCATGATCCGTAGATGTGGCATAATGAGCTTATGA
- the LOC122311954 gene encoding mitochondrial import receptor subunit TOM20-like, with amino-acid sequence MEFSQDDLDRLLLFEHTRQTAEANHTKNPLDADNLTKWGGALLELSQFQNVSDSKLMISDAVSKLEEALVINPVKHDALWCLGNAYTSQAFLTPDPDEAKGSFDKAHDCYQKAVDEDPANELYRKSLEVTAKAPELHMEIHKQGFGQQTMGGASSAASNEKSSKKQKSSDLKYDIFGWIILAVGIVAWVGMAKSHIPPPPPR; translated from the exons ATGGAATTCTCTCAGGATGACCTCGATCGGCTTCTCCTGTTCGAGCACACTCGCCAAACTGCCGAAGCTAACCACACCAAAAACCCTCTCGATGCCGAT AATCTAACCAAGTGGGGAGGAGCGTTGCTTGAATTGTCGCAATTTCAAAATGTTTCGGACTCGAAGCTAATGATTAGTG atGCCGTTTCGAAGTTGGAGGAGGCTTTGGTTATCAATCCGGTAAAGCATGATGCTCTATGGTGCCTGGGAAACGCCTACACCTCCCAAGCATTTCTCACTCCTGACCCTGATGAGGCAAAGGGTTCTTTTGATAAGGCGCATGACTGTTACCAAAAGGCAGTTGATGAG GATCCAGCTAATGAGCTCTATCGCAAGTCTTTAGAAGTCACTGCTAAG GCACCAGAATTGCACATGGAGATCCACAAGCAAGGGTTTGGTCAACAAACCATGGGTGGCGCATCTTCTGCTGCTTCTAATGAAAAG AGTTCCAAGAAGCAGAAAAGTAGTGATCTCAAATATGACATATTTGGATGGATTATACTAGCAGTTGGAATTGTTGCATGGGTGGGAATGGCAAAATCCCACATACCTCCCCCTCCTCCAAGATGA
- the LOC122309145 gene encoding DNA polymerase epsilon subunit 4 yields MEEEDNNETILPEFPTGRVKKIMKLDKDINKVNSEALFLVSCSAELFIRFLAEKSAEVTKGKKRRIVKLEHIRIAVQRHRPTSDFLLDSLPLPSQPLDRPITDQIHPRPVTEKPVPAGTRRIDDFFNKSANKSPIQIDNEES; encoded by the coding sequence atggaggaagaagataaCAACGAGACGATCCTACCCGAATTCCCCACTGGCCGGGTCAAGAAGATAATGAAGCTAGACAAGGACATCAACAAGGTGAACTCGGAAGCCCTCTTCCTCGTCTCATGCTCCGCCGAGCTCTTCATCCGATTCCTTGCTGAGAAATCCGCAGAGGTCACAAAAGGGAAGAAGCGGAGGATAGTGAAGCTCGAACACATCAGAATCGCCGTCCAGAGGCACCGGCCGACGAGCGATTTTCTCCTAGACTCGCTTCCTTTGCCTTCTCAGCCCTTGGATCGTCCAATAACTGACCAGATTCATCCTCGTCCTGTCACTGAGAAACCGGTTCCAGCTGGCACTCGGCGGATTGATGACTTCTTCAACAAGTCAGCAAACAAAAGTCCAATTCAGATCGACAACGAGGAGTCGtag
- the LOC122309143 gene encoding 65-kDa microtubule-associated protein 8-like isoform X1, which yields MDNQIGSFQAPGRMGSSAVLETSCGYLLQELKIIWDEVGEDQFEREKVLLDLEQECLEVYRRKVDRANISRARLHQELAEAEAEFTHLLLSLGERSLPGRPEKMTGTLKEQLDSITPALREMRLRKEERVNQFRAVQGQIQKTSAEIAGQSEYHDLSSIVMVNENDLSLKKLEEYQVELQRLHNEKNESLQRVEKYIDKIHNLSAILGTDSSMIITKVHPSLNELSGMSKNISESILAKLNNTVESLEEEKQKRLEKLCQLGRALTNLWNLMDAPFSDRQLFSHVTDLLSVSSKDVSDPGSLTLVIIQQAEAEVKRLDHLKASKMKELFLKKHNELEEICNKSHMEIPSQSEMDNIINLLNSGEIDHANLLMSMDEQISRAKEEASSRKAIMEKVEKWILARDEELWLEEYNRDENRYSVSRGAHKNLRRAERARITANKIPALVYLLIAKTKSWEEERKKVFLYDEVPLLAILEEYNMLIQEKEEEKQRQREKKKVQSQVVVEKENLFVSRPGTSNRRLSNRSLNGGFSNGIPSNRRLSQGIQRVGSNNIYSATQGMSLMKEGKIAQVEGMFDRPSLPSRLRDETASVVSTFSGPISP from the exons ATGGACAATCAGATAGGTTCATTCCAGGCACCGGGTAGAATGGGAAGCTCTGCAGTGTTAGAAACTTCATGCGGATATTTACTTCAGGAATTGAAG ATTATCTGGGATGAAGTCGGAGAAGATCAGTTTGAAAGAGAGAAGGTTCTGCTAGATTTAGAACAAGAGTGTCTAGAAGTTTACAGGAGAAAAGTTGATCGTGCAAATATATCTAGAGCTCGCCTGCACCAGGAGTTGGCAGAAGCTGAGGCTGAATTCACTCATCTTCTTTTGTCCCTTGGTGAACGATCTCTTCCTGGAAGG CCAGAAAAAATGACAGGAACACTGAAAGAGCAGCTAGACTCAATCACCCCAGCTTTGAGAGAGATGCGGTTGAGGAAAGAAGAGAGGGTGAACCAATTTCGAGCAGTGCAAGGACAGATTCAGAAAACTTCTGCAGAAATAGCAGGTCAATCAGAGTACCATGATTTATCATCAATTGTCATGGTGAACGAGAATGATCTTTCATTAAAGAAACTGGAGGAGTATCAGGTTGAGCTACAAAGACTCCACAATGAAAAG AATGAAAGTCTCCAAAGAGTGGAAAAGTACATAGACAAAATCCACAACCTATCTGCTATACTGGGGACGGATTCCTCAATGATCATCACCAAAGTTCATCCAAGTCTGAATGAATTGTCTGGAATGTCAAAAAATATAAGCGAAAGTATTTTGGCAAAACTCAACAACACGGTAGAGTCTTTGGAGGAAGAAAAGCAAAAGAGGCTTGAGAAG CTATGCCAACTTGGTAGAGCATTGACAAATTTGTGGAATCTAATGGACGCACCCTTCAGTGACCGTCAATTGTTTTCTCATGTTACTGATTTATTATCAGTCTCATCCAAAGACGTATCAGATCCCGGAAGCCTTACTCTAGTCATAATTCAGCAG GCTGAAGCCGAAGTCAAGAGACTGGACCATTTAAAAGCAAGCAAGATGAAAGAGCTATTCCTCAAGAAACATAATGAGCTGGAGGAGATATGCAATAaatcacacatggagattcctTCACAGTCAGAGATGGATAACATAATAAACCTCTTAAATTCTG GGGAGATTGACCACGCCAATCTCCTCATGAGCATGGATGAACAGATTTCACGAGCAAAAGAAGAAGCTTCTAGCAGGAAGGCTATAATGGAAAAGGTGGAAAAGTGGATATTGGCACGTGATGAGGAGCTCTGGTTGGAAGAATATAACAGg GATGAGAATCGATACTCAGTCAGCAGAGGTGCTCACAAGAACCTGAGACGTGCAGAACGTGCCAGAATAACAGCCAACAAAATCCCAG CTTTGGTATATTTACTAATAGCAAAGACTAAGAGctgggaagaagaaagaaagaaagttttCTTGTATGATGAG GTACCTCTCCTGGCAATTTTGGAAGAGTATAACATGTTAATACAGgaaaaggaggaggagaagcaaAGACAAAGG GAAAAGAAGAAGGTACAAAGCCAAGTAGTAGTTGAGAAAGAAAATTTGTTTGTGTCCAGGCCAGGTACCAGCAACCGGCGGCTTTCAAACAGGAGCTTGAATGGAGGATTTAGCAATGGTATCCCTTCAAACAGAAGGCTTTCTCAGGGAATTCAACGCGTGGGATCAAATAACATTTATTCAGCAACACAGGGCATGTCCTTGATGAAGGAAGGAAAAATAGCACAAGTTGAAGGCATGTTTGATCGACCGAGCCTTCCTTCTCGTCTCAGAGATGAAACAGCTTCAGTAGTGTCAACATTTTCAGGCCCAATATCTCCTTAA
- the LOC122309143 gene encoding 65-kDa microtubule-associated protein 8-like isoform X2 — MDNQIGSFQAPGRMGSSAVLETSCGYLLQELKIIWDEVGEDQFEREKVLLDLEQECLEVYRRKVDRANISRARLHQELAEAEAEFTHLLLSLGERSLPGRPEKMTGTLKEQLDSITPALREMRLRKEERVNQFRAVQGQIQKTSAEIAGQSEYHDLSSIVMVNENDLSLKKLEEYQVELQRLHNEKNESLQRVEKYIDKIHNLSAILGTDSSMIITKVHPSLNELSGMSKNISESILAKLNNTVESLEEEKQKRLEKLCQLGRALTNLWNLMDAPFSDRQLFSHVTDLLSVSSKDVSDPGSLTLVIIQQAEAEVKRLDHLKASKMKELFLKKHNELEEICNKSHMEIPSQSEMDNIINLLNSGEIDHANLLMSMDEQISRAKEEASSRKAIMEKVEKWILARDEELWLEEYNRDENRYSVSRGAHKNLRRAERARITANKIPALVYLLIAKTKSWEEERKKVFLYDEVPLLAILEEYNMLIQEKEEEKQRQRARYQQPAAFKQELEWRI; from the exons ATGGACAATCAGATAGGTTCATTCCAGGCACCGGGTAGAATGGGAAGCTCTGCAGTGTTAGAAACTTCATGCGGATATTTACTTCAGGAATTGAAG ATTATCTGGGATGAAGTCGGAGAAGATCAGTTTGAAAGAGAGAAGGTTCTGCTAGATTTAGAACAAGAGTGTCTAGAAGTTTACAGGAGAAAAGTTGATCGTGCAAATATATCTAGAGCTCGCCTGCACCAGGAGTTGGCAGAAGCTGAGGCTGAATTCACTCATCTTCTTTTGTCCCTTGGTGAACGATCTCTTCCTGGAAGG CCAGAAAAAATGACAGGAACACTGAAAGAGCAGCTAGACTCAATCACCCCAGCTTTGAGAGAGATGCGGTTGAGGAAAGAAGAGAGGGTGAACCAATTTCGAGCAGTGCAAGGACAGATTCAGAAAACTTCTGCAGAAATAGCAGGTCAATCAGAGTACCATGATTTATCATCAATTGTCATGGTGAACGAGAATGATCTTTCATTAAAGAAACTGGAGGAGTATCAGGTTGAGCTACAAAGACTCCACAATGAAAAG AATGAAAGTCTCCAAAGAGTGGAAAAGTACATAGACAAAATCCACAACCTATCTGCTATACTGGGGACGGATTCCTCAATGATCATCACCAAAGTTCATCCAAGTCTGAATGAATTGTCTGGAATGTCAAAAAATATAAGCGAAAGTATTTTGGCAAAACTCAACAACACGGTAGAGTCTTTGGAGGAAGAAAAGCAAAAGAGGCTTGAGAAG CTATGCCAACTTGGTAGAGCATTGACAAATTTGTGGAATCTAATGGACGCACCCTTCAGTGACCGTCAATTGTTTTCTCATGTTACTGATTTATTATCAGTCTCATCCAAAGACGTATCAGATCCCGGAAGCCTTACTCTAGTCATAATTCAGCAG GCTGAAGCCGAAGTCAAGAGACTGGACCATTTAAAAGCAAGCAAGATGAAAGAGCTATTCCTCAAGAAACATAATGAGCTGGAGGAGATATGCAATAaatcacacatggagattcctTCACAGTCAGAGATGGATAACATAATAAACCTCTTAAATTCTG GGGAGATTGACCACGCCAATCTCCTCATGAGCATGGATGAACAGATTTCACGAGCAAAAGAAGAAGCTTCTAGCAGGAAGGCTATAATGGAAAAGGTGGAAAAGTGGATATTGGCACGTGATGAGGAGCTCTGGTTGGAAGAATATAACAGg GATGAGAATCGATACTCAGTCAGCAGAGGTGCTCACAAGAACCTGAGACGTGCAGAACGTGCCAGAATAACAGCCAACAAAATCCCAG CTTTGGTATATTTACTAATAGCAAAGACTAAGAGctgggaagaagaaagaaagaaagttttCTTGTATGATGAG GTACCTCTCCTGGCAATTTTGGAAGAGTATAACATGTTAATACAGgaaaaggaggaggagaagcaaAGACAAAGG GCCAGGTACCAGCAACCGGCGGCTTTCAAACAGGAGCTTGAATGGAGGATTTAG